A part of Thermococcus sp. LS1 genomic DNA contains:
- a CDS encoding RlmF-related methyltransferase: MPTWKDGKLGLPISEAVKIFPELERHLDKKGRLDFSNREARILYNRAIAKAVFGLDIEYHPRGLVTTPVSRYIFLKTFLRGGERVLEIGTGHTAMMALMAAKLFNCDVTATEIDEEFFAYAKANIERNNARVRLIKSNGGIIRGVIPEGEKFDVIFSAPPYYERPTRGVLTETEGVGGGKYGEGFSVRLIEEALDCLKPRGKVALFLPDKKPLIEAIAEKGRELGYKIKDVRFKAGTRWRHSLILET, translated from the coding sequence ATGCCCACTTGGAAGGACGGAAAGCTCGGACTGCCTATCAGTGAGGCCGTTAAGATCTTCCCGGAGCTGGAGAGACACCTCGACAAGAAAGGCAGGCTGGACTTCTCGAACAGGGAGGCAAGGATACTCTACAACCGGGCTATCGCGAAGGCCGTTTTCGGTCTCGACATAGAATACCACCCGCGCGGACTTGTTACTACCCCCGTTTCACGATACATCTTTCTGAAAACCTTCCTCCGCGGCGGCGAGAGAGTTCTGGAGATAGGAACCGGGCATACTGCCATGATGGCGCTCATGGCGGCGAAGCTTTTCAACTGCGACGTTACCGCGACGGAGATTGATGAGGAGTTTTTCGCCTACGCCAAGGCCAACATCGAGAGGAACAATGCCAGAGTCAGGCTAATCAAAAGCAACGGCGGGATAATCCGGGGTGTAATCCCTGAGGGAGAGAAGTTCGACGTTATCTTCTCTGCCCCACCCTACTACGAGAGGCCTACGAGGGGAGTCCTGACAGAAACGGAAGGCGTCGGTGGGGGGAAATATGGGGAAGGCTTTTCAGTGAGGCTCATCGAGGAGGCGCTTGACTGCCTGAAGCCCAGGGGAAAAGTTGCCCTCTTCTTGCCAGATAAGAAACCTCTCATCGAGGCGATAGCCGAAAAAGGAAGAGAACTAGGATATAAAATCAAAGACGTGAGGTTCAAAGCCGGAACCCGCTGGAGGCACAGCCTGATTTTAGAGACATGA
- the priL gene encoding DNA primase large subunit PriL, with amino-acid sequence MLDPFGSEAKRLVKEEFGGINELLSIIPSYIGIEQALERVSWIKSGEIPEDILELSDIQDLLTFYALLGALAFSPYGIEMELVREANIKIYSERIRRVSKISGTAIPLKMVERDEIPNRDRTILERTHHTELPPSEREKLRLRYKTGLKKFLELWEGSLKEVYIRKGYAYLTGEQALKLWEKSFEKNFEKAVNLLYEIRDELPTYYLQLYEKLSEIAREYFKERLERMGSAEAQPLRFELFPPCVKIALGGVPAGLRNYAITVLLTSFLSYARLCPNPPRRDVRVRDCVQDLSVIEKEILPIIIEAGNRCSPPLFEDQPHEIKNIWYHLGFGLTDKPTLEDSGNSTWYFPPNCSKIRANAPQLCKPDRHCRNIKNPLTYYLRRLYLENRKKEKREEGGEGG; translated from the coding sequence ATGCTGGATCCCTTCGGAAGCGAAGCCAAGAGGCTCGTCAAGGAAGAATTTGGTGGAATAAATGAATTGCTTTCAATAATTCCTTCATACATTGGAATAGAGCAGGCACTGGAGAGAGTCTCGTGGATAAAATCTGGAGAGATTCCAGAAGATATCCTTGAGCTAAGCGACATCCAGGATTTACTGACGTTCTATGCCCTTCTTGGTGCCCTTGCCTTCTCGCCGTACGGAATCGAGATGGAGCTCGTGAGAGAGGCCAATATCAAGATATACTCCGAGCGGATAAGGAGAGTCAGCAAAATATCAGGGACGGCAATACCTTTGAAGATGGTTGAAAGGGATGAGATTCCCAACAGGGACAGAACAATACTCGAAAGAACCCACCACACTGAACTTCCCCCAAGCGAGAGAGAAAAGCTGAGACTGAGATACAAGACCGGGCTCAAAAAGTTCCTCGAGCTTTGGGAGGGGAGCCTCAAAGAAGTCTACATCAGAAAAGGCTACGCTTACCTGACAGGGGAACAGGCACTGAAGCTGTGGGAGAAGTCCTTTGAGAAGAACTTCGAGAAAGCGGTAAATCTCCTCTACGAGATAAGAGACGAGCTGCCAACCTACTACCTGCAGCTCTATGAGAAGCTGAGCGAGATAGCCAGGGAATACTTCAAGGAAAGACTCGAGAGGATGGGTTCTGCAGAGGCCCAGCCGCTTCGCTTTGAGCTGTTCCCTCCGTGCGTTAAAATTGCCCTTGGCGGCGTCCCCGCTGGCTTGAGGAACTACGCGATAACCGTCCTCCTGACGAGCTTCCTGAGCTATGCGAGGCTCTGTCCTAACCCACCGCGGAGGGACGTCAGGGTCAGGGACTGCGTCCAGGATTTAAGCGTAATTGAGAAGGAGATACTTCCCATTATCATAGAGGCAGGAAACAGGTGCAGCCCACCGCTATTCGAAGATCAGCCTCACGAGATCAAAAACATCTGGTACCACCTCGGCTTCGGCTTAACAGACAAACCAACTCTCGAGGACAGCGGGAACTCTACATGGTACTTCCCTCCCAACTGCTCCAAAATAAGGGCCAACGCTCCCCAGCTCTGCAAGCCCGACAGACACTGCAGGAACATCAAGAACCCACTGACGTACTACCTGAGACGGCTCTACTTGGAGAACAGAAAGAAAGAGAAGCGCGAAGAGGGTGGTGAAGGTGGCTGA
- a CDS encoding DUF61 family protein produces the protein MPTAEDILNREIARVNLHLPAARPTLSQLINEDEPKVRLRDGSYHYFKRSELEYLRSLIDDGEEDTLRVPIVLEISTTYRGYFRVRGRVEVKVIDKILGTYDILEDKSEELYPRYLLPKIRKALPTTTTYAFIAE, from the coding sequence ATGCCCACAGCTGAAGACATTCTCAATAGGGAAATCGCCCGAGTGAACCTCCATCTGCCCGCTGCAAGACCTACACTCAGCCAGCTCATTAACGAGGATGAGCCAAAGGTTCGGCTTCGCGATGGCAGCTATCACTACTTCAAACGCTCTGAGCTCGAGTATCTTCGTTCCCTTATAGATGACGGTGAGGAGGATACCTTGAGAGTCCCAATAGTCTTGGAGATAAGCACGACTTACCGGGGATACTTCCGGGTTAGAGGAAGGGTGGAGGTCAAGGTTATAGACAAAATTCTCGGCACATACGATATACTGGAGGACAAAAGTGAGGAACTTTACCCAAGATACCTTCTCCCGAAAATCAGAAAAGCCCTTCCGACGACAACGACATACGCATTCATAGCGGAGTGA
- the priS gene encoding DNA primase catalytic subunit PriS, whose amino-acid sequence MAELFREVTKEERALYYKAEWNAKKLPKFLVEKLENREFGFDHTGEGPSDRKNVFMDVRDLEDYIKATAPYAIYSSVALYEDPKGMSGWLGAELVFDIDAKDLPLRRCGHIHEHGKVCPICLEDAKELARDTLVILKEDFGFEDVHVVYSGRGYHIRVLDDWAIQLDSKAREKILAYISATEEVTFEDIQSRKIMLSSGYFRVFRLRFGYFIARANENHLLNIGLRKGQVKKILESRDEIYEGFVRKGLLTAFPQGIGYKTLTRLFALSSTFSKAYFDGRVTVDVKRILRVPSSLHSKVGLVATYIGSDERKLEKFNPFRDAVPKFREEEVKEAYEEWLELHGDEL is encoded by the coding sequence GTGGCTGAGCTCTTTAGGGAGGTCACCAAAGAAGAGAGAGCCCTCTACTACAAAGCCGAATGGAACGCAAAGAAGCTGCCGAAGTTCCTAGTTGAGAAGCTGGAAAACAGGGAGTTCGGCTTTGACCACACAGGGGAAGGGCCAAGCGATAGGAAAAACGTCTTCATGGACGTCAGAGATCTGGAGGACTACATCAAGGCCACGGCCCCCTATGCGATTTACTCGAGCGTTGCACTGTACGAGGATCCAAAAGGGATGAGCGGCTGGCTCGGTGCGGAGCTGGTGTTCGACATAGACGCCAAGGACTTGCCCCTGAGAAGGTGCGGACACATTCATGAGCATGGAAAAGTGTGTCCAATTTGTTTGGAGGACGCGAAGGAGCTCGCAAGGGACACTCTGGTGATTTTAAAGGAAGACTTCGGCTTTGAGGATGTTCACGTGGTCTATTCTGGGAGGGGTTATCACATAAGAGTTCTCGATGACTGGGCCATCCAGCTTGACTCGAAAGCAAGGGAGAAGATTTTAGCCTATATTTCGGCGACCGAAGAAGTAACTTTCGAAGACATCCAGAGCAGGAAGATAATGCTCTCCTCGGGCTACTTCAGGGTCTTTCGCCTTCGCTTCGGCTACTTCATCGCCCGCGCCAACGAGAATCACCTGCTTAACATCGGGCTGAGAAAAGGGCAGGTGAAGAAGATACTCGAGAGCCGCGATGAGATATACGAGGGCTTCGTCAGAAAAGGTCTTTTAACGGCCTTTCCACAGGGGATAGGATATAAAACACTGACAAGGCTGTTCGCCCTCTCCAGCACTTTCTCAAAGGCCTACTTTGACGGGAGAGTCACGGTTGACGTCAAGAGAATCCTCCGCGTTCCATCCAGCCTGCACTCAAAAGTTGGACTGGTAGCGACATACATTGGCTCAGACGAGAGAAAGCTTGAGAAGTTCAATCCCTTCCGCGATGCAGTTCCAAAGTTCAGGGAGGAAGAAGTCAAAGAGGCCTACGAAGAGTGGCTCGAGCTTCACGGGGATGAGCTGTGA
- a CDS encoding ATPase domain-containing protein: protein MVTKYTVKRVKSGIPGFDDLIEGGFPVGTTVLVTGPTGSGKTTFGVQFVYKGAELYNEPGVIVTLEERAQDLRREMRAFGWDLERYERERKIAIVDGVSAVVGLPSEEQYVLEGNLNAEDFLRYIYRVVKSINAKRLVIDSIPSIAFRLKEESRIREVLLQLNTILLEIGVTSILTTEAPDPSRGRISRYGMEEFIARGVILLDFVEKEVELKRYLLIRKMRETKHSMKKYPFEINEEGIVVYPSGEVY from the coding sequence ATGGTCACGAAATACACCGTCAAAAGAGTGAAAAGTGGGATTCCTGGTTTTGATGATTTAATTGAGGGGGGATTTCCTGTTGGAACTACCGTTCTAGTTACCGGCCCGACTGGAAGCGGTAAGACAACCTTTGGCGTTCAGTTCGTCTATAAAGGTGCTGAGCTGTACAACGAGCCAGGGGTCATAGTTACCCTTGAAGAGAGAGCACAGGACCTAAGGAGGGAGATGAGGGCCTTTGGGTGGGATCTCGAGAGGTATGAACGGGAGAGAAAGATAGCTATAGTTGATGGCGTCAGTGCCGTCGTAGGGCTTCCTTCGGAGGAGCAGTACGTTCTTGAAGGCAACCTCAATGCCGAGGACTTTCTCCGCTACATCTACCGTGTGGTTAAGTCCATAAACGCGAAGAGGCTCGTCATTGACTCTATCCCGTCGATAGCCTTCAGGCTCAAAGAGGAGTCCAGGATAAGGGAGGTTCTCCTGCAGCTCAACACAATACTCCTGGAAATTGGCGTTACTTCGATCTTAACCACTGAGGCTCCCGATCCAAGCAGGGGCAGGATAAGCAGGTACGGTATGGAGGAGTTCATTGCGAGGGGAGTTATCCTCCTCGACTTTGTTGAGAAGGAGGTCGAGCTCAAGCGCTACCTCCTTATCAGAAAGATGCGTGAGACCAAGCACTCTATGAAGAAGTATCCATTCGAAATAAACGAGGAAGGCATCGTTGTTTACCCGAGCGGCGAGGTTTATTAA
- a CDS encoding DUF5748 family protein, with protein sequence MNFDVVKEFLEEIGADWTEIDGEIHLDPEIFYEVWKYMGEPDLETYVIEYEVVEPGSYNPPEKKYVSAKTVKIKKAYFTTLDNKRIVTDYVELQKILKEKSI encoded by the coding sequence ATGAACTTCGATGTGGTGAAAGAGTTTCTGGAAGAAATCGGGGCGGATTGGACAGAAATAGATGGCGAAATTCACCTCGACCCCGAAATTTTCTATGAAGTCTGGAAATATATGGGAGAGCCTGACCTCGAGACGTACGTTATAGAGTACGAGGTCGTAGAGCCCGGTTCATATAATCCGCCCGAAAAGAAGTACGTCAGCGCTAAGACCGTTAAAATCAAAAAAGCTTACTTCACTACCCTCGACAACAAGAGGATAGTCACAGACTACGTTGAGCTCCAGAAGATTCTAAAGGAGAAGTCCATCTGA
- a CDS encoding class I SAM-dependent rRNA methyltransferase: MAKVYVDAQAARAIGKGAMIVFKKGVIRVEGEVKPGDIVEVYTRGKKFLGKGFVNPNSNIMVRLVTKDKDTEINKELFRERIKKANEYRKKVLGYDKAYRMVYGEADYLPGLIVDRFNEIASLQISSVGMERFKLDLAEAIMEAEPEIETVFEKNTGRSRRREGLPEIERVLLGKEKYRTIIEEGKAKFIVDMRGQKTGFFLDQRENRIALEKYVKPGMKVLDVFTYTGGFAIHAAVAGAEKVVAVDKSPRAIEMAKENAKLNGVEDRMEFIVGSAFPVMEEMIKRGEKFDIVILDPPAFVQHEKDLKRGLRAYFNVNYAGLQLVKEGGILVTASCSQHVDMQTFKDMVIAAAAKAGKFLRMLEPYRTQAPDHPILMASKDTEYLKALFLYVEDMK, encoded by the coding sequence ATGGCGAAGGTTTACGTTGACGCTCAGGCCGCGAGAGCTATAGGTAAAGGCGCGATGATAGTCTTTAAAAAGGGCGTGATCCGCGTTGAGGGTGAGGTTAAGCCGGGAGACATCGTTGAGGTTTACACGCGCGGAAAGAAGTTCCTCGGAAAGGGCTTCGTTAACCCCAACTCAAACATCATGGTTCGCCTCGTCACGAAGGACAAAGATACTGAGATAAACAAGGAACTCTTTCGGGAGAGGATCAAAAAGGCCAATGAGTATCGGAAGAAGGTTTTGGGTTATGATAAGGCCTACAGAATGGTCTACGGCGAGGCAGACTACCTGCCGGGTCTCATCGTGGATCGTTTCAACGAGATCGCTTCACTCCAGATTTCAAGCGTTGGAATGGAGCGCTTCAAGCTTGATCTGGCCGAGGCTATAATGGAGGCCGAGCCCGAAATAGAGACCGTCTTCGAGAAGAACACCGGCCGCTCGCGCAGGAGGGAAGGCCTGCCCGAGATAGAGCGCGTCCTCCTTGGCAAGGAGAAGTATCGCACGATAATAGAGGAAGGAAAGGCAAAGTTTATCGTGGACATGCGCGGGCAGAAGACAGGCTTCTTCCTCGACCAGAGGGAGAACAGGATAGCCCTGGAAAAGTATGTCAAGCCTGGGATGAAGGTTCTGGATGTGTTTACTTACACGGGCGGCTTCGCTATCCACGCGGCCGTCGCCGGTGCCGAAAAAGTAGTTGCCGTCGACAAGTCACCGAGGGCCATCGAGATGGCCAAAGAAAATGCAAAGCTCAACGGCGTTGAGGACAGGATGGAGTTCATAGTTGGCTCCGCCTTCCCTGTTATGGAGGAGATGATAAAGCGCGGCGAGAAGTTCGACATAGTGATCCTCGATCCACCCGCCTTCGTCCAGCATGAAAAGGACCTAAAGCGCGGTCTTAGAGCTTACTTCAACGTGAACTACGCAGGTTTACAGCTCGTCAAGGAGGGGGGAATACTCGTTACTGCCTCGTGCTCCCAGCACGTTGACATGCAGACCTTCAAGGACATGGTGATAGCTGCAGCAGCAAAGGCTGGCAAGTTCCTCAGGATGCTTGAGCCCTACAGAACCCAGGCGCCAGACCATCCGATACTTATGGCCTCCAAAGATACGGAATACCTCAAGGCGCTCTTCCTCTATGTGGAGGACATGAAGTGA
- a CDS encoding serpin family protein: protein MNRAVLLVLLLTVIVAGCLGQAENVRPSTTSSSSTFTPPGTKYDVLEEGQEDPVVEGINAFAIDLYHKLAEEDGNVFFSPYSVETALAMTYEGARGSTREEMGKVLHLPPENDTRWTGFRYLLLSLGTPGGSPYVLKTANALWVQRDYPINEKYLWVTRGFYMGEVEKVDFMNDPEGAAREINGWVENQTNGRIKDIVSRLSPATKLVITNAIYFRGNWSSRFKVSETKNGTFYSPSGPVTVPMMHQTGKFPYFENNELQALELPYEGGRLGMLIILPRRGRFDEVEASLSLGLIEGILNGTVEESVEVTLPKFRFEKEYHLKDTLMEMGMRSAFTLPDFSGISSGGGLVISDVIHKTFISVAENGTEAAAATAVIMTLAATVEPEDTKVFRADHPFIFLIYDRETGAILFMGRVVDPRE from the coding sequence ATGAACCGGGCCGTTTTACTGGTTTTGCTCCTCACCGTCATCGTTGCGGGCTGTCTCGGGCAGGCCGAGAATGTCAGGCCCTCCACGACATCAAGCAGCTCAACCTTCACGCCGCCGGGAACGAAATACGACGTGCTGGAAGAGGGTCAGGAAGACCCGGTAGTTGAGGGAATCAACGCCTTTGCCATTGACCTGTATCACAAACTGGCCGAAGAAGACGGCAACGTGTTCTTCTCGCCCTACAGCGTTGAAACGGCGCTAGCAATGACATACGAGGGGGCGAGAGGAAGCACGAGGGAGGAAATGGGAAAGGTCCTCCATCTACCCCCCGAAAACGACACGAGGTGGACGGGCTTCAGGTACCTGTTGCTCTCCCTGGGAACCCCAGGCGGTTCTCCATACGTCCTCAAAACCGCGAACGCGCTCTGGGTTCAGAGGGACTACCCAATCAACGAGAAGTACCTCTGGGTCACGAGGGGGTTCTACATGGGTGAGGTCGAGAAGGTCGACTTCATGAACGACCCGGAGGGAGCTGCCAGGGAAATAAACGGCTGGGTGGAGAACCAGACGAACGGCAGGATTAAGGACATCGTCTCGAGGCTCAGCCCCGCGACAAAGCTCGTAATAACGAACGCGATTTACTTCAGGGGGAACTGGTCGAGCAGATTCAAGGTGAGCGAGACAAAGAACGGGACGTTTTACTCGCCATCGGGCCCGGTTACGGTTCCGATGATGCACCAGACCGGGAAGTTCCCATACTTCGAAAACAATGAGCTCCAGGCACTTGAGCTGCCCTACGAAGGCGGAAGGCTGGGCATGCTGATAATCCTGCCCAGAAGGGGAAGGTTTGACGAGGTCGAGGCGAGCCTGAGCCTCGGGCTCATAGAGGGCATCCTGAACGGCACAGTGGAGGAGAGCGTGGAGGTAACCCTGCCAAAGTTCAGGTTCGAGAAGGAGTACCACCTGAAGGACACCCTCATGGAGATGGGCATGAGGAGCGCCTTCACCTTGCCAGACTTCTCGGGAATCTCGTCGGGAGGTGGCCTGGTTATAAGCGACGTCATCCACAAGACTTTCATAAGCGTTGCCGAGAACGGAACCGAGGCGGCAGCGGCAACAGCCGTCATAATGACCCTGGCTGCCACAGTAGAACCGGAAGACACGAAAGTATTCAGGGCAGACCACCCGTTCATCTTCCTCATCTACGACAGGGAAACGGGGGCAATACTCTTCATGGGGAGGGTGGTGGACCCGAGGGAATGA
- a CDS encoding DMT family transporter, whose protein sequence is MNGRLKIIVSMLIWGSVGIFARFSNLSGLGVAFFRVSLGALLLFLTFGTGKRAWLREVGKSLKEKTKPLIALGVALALNWVFLFTAFNYTTIAKAVLVYYLAPVIATIISWRFLGERLTPKRWALIGLAFLGLLLIMSGEELNFNDRDFLGVIFALTAAFFYALIPNLGRFLRDVEGSVLTFLQLAIASLVLAPFMVVSGIGDPVWWAIIILVVIHTALALFLYMDGLKDVEVNEVAILSYLDPLSAVVYAFLIFGEVPELRTVIGGALILLASMLDVWARGS, encoded by the coding sequence GTGAACGGAAGACTGAAAATAATCGTCTCAATGCTCATATGGGGAAGCGTGGGCATCTTCGCGCGCTTTTCCAACCTCTCCGGCCTAGGAGTGGCCTTCTTCAGAGTTTCTCTAGGTGCGCTACTACTCTTTCTAACCTTCGGAACCGGGAAGAGGGCATGGCTCAGAGAAGTCGGGAAGTCCCTGAAAGAGAAGACGAAGCCCCTCATCGCACTCGGAGTTGCCTTGGCCCTCAACTGGGTATTTCTCTTCACGGCATTCAACTACACCACAATAGCGAAGGCCGTGCTCGTTTACTACCTCGCTCCGGTCATCGCCACCATAATATCATGGCGCTTCCTAGGAGAGAGGTTAACCCCAAAAAGGTGGGCCCTCATAGGTTTGGCCTTCCTCGGCTTGCTCCTCATAATGAGTGGAGAAGAGCTGAACTTCAACGACAGAGACTTTCTAGGGGTAATCTTCGCACTAACGGCAGCGTTTTTCTATGCCCTCATCCCAAACCTCGGAAGGTTCCTGAGGGACGTTGAGGGCTCGGTTCTAACTTTCCTCCAGCTGGCGATAGCATCACTGGTTCTTGCGCCGTTTATGGTAGTTTCAGGCATTGGAGACCCGGTCTGGTGGGCTATCATAATTCTTGTCGTCATTCATACTGCCCTCGCGCTCTTCTTATACATGGATGGCCTGAAAGATGTTGAGGTCAACGAAGTGGCCATATTGAGCTATCTAGACCCGCTGAGCGCCGTGGTTTACGCGTTCCTAATTTTCGGTGAAGTTCCAGAGCTTAGAACAGTCATAGGCGGTGCGCTGATTCTTCTGGCATCGATGTTAGACGTTTGGGCGAGGGGGTCGTAG
- a CDS encoding tripartite tricarboxylate transporter permease produces MLAGILGGTLSGISPGIHVNTLAAFLSSVGVDGNLLLFSMGLTHTFLDVIPSAFFGVPDEGTSLGVLPAHRLVLQGRAMEVVRIALWASFLAVLMAAPLMTLYLLLAPIYRPDFGRPFVLLLALILILTERGWRKLFALFVFLLSGILGIFTFRLSLSQPYYHLFTGLFGLPVLIVALGSKNPHLSPGDRDIKMSTKSFIGFSFLGTLLGMVASLVPAFTASQAALLGSFFSKDERSFLTIVFSINTANFLFSFANFLATGRIRNGIVALMTPIGEEALRFYLLAALFVSMVVLAYGEALADLILSIISQIPYRALNIAVVLVLLALSYLFDGLFGLLVLTGATLIGLLAVNLGVKRTSCMGVLMLSIIIG; encoded by the coding sequence ATGCTAGCCGGGATCCTTGGCGGAACGCTGAGCGGTATCTCCCCCGGAATCCACGTGAACACACTGGCTGCTTTTCTCTCAAGTGTGGGGGTAGACGGCAACCTGCTCCTCTTTTCCATGGGATTGACCCACACTTTTCTTGACGTCATTCCATCGGCATTCTTCGGCGTTCCGGACGAAGGAACTTCCCTTGGTGTTCTTCCCGCACACAGACTCGTTCTTCAGGGTAGAGCGATGGAAGTCGTCAGGATCGCTCTCTGGGCCAGTTTTCTTGCCGTGCTAATGGCGGCTCCCCTAATGACTCTGTATCTCCTTCTGGCTCCCATATACCGCCCGGATTTTGGCAGGCCCTTCGTTTTGCTCCTCGCTTTGATCCTGATACTCACGGAACGCGGCTGGAGAAAGCTCTTCGCACTCTTTGTCTTTCTCCTTTCGGGAATCCTGGGTATCTTTACCTTTAGGCTCTCACTCAGCCAGCCTTACTACCACCTCTTCACGGGTCTCTTTGGCCTCCCCGTTCTCATTGTGGCGCTTGGCTCAAAGAATCCTCACCTGAGTCCCGGAGACAGGGACATTAAAATGAGCACAAAAAGCTTCATTGGCTTTTCCTTCCTTGGGACACTTCTTGGTATGGTTGCTTCACTCGTTCCTGCCTTCACGGCCTCTCAGGCGGCCTTGCTGGGTTCTTTCTTTTCAAAGGACGAACGCTCTTTCCTTACAATCGTTTTTTCCATCAACACTGCAAACTTCCTTTTCTCCTTTGCGAACTTCTTGGCAACGGGCAGAATAAGAAACGGCATCGTCGCCCTGATGACGCCCATTGGAGAAGAAGCCCTCCGATTTTATCTTCTTGCAGCCCTTTTTGTCTCGATGGTAGTTCTGGCCTATGGAGAGGCCCTTGCGGATCTTATTTTGAGTATCATCTCCCAAATACCTTACAGAGCACTCAACATAGCTGTGGTTCTCGTTCTTCTCGCCCTCTCCTACCTTTTTGACGGCCTTTTTGGTCTCCTCGTCTTAACTGGGGCGACCCTAATCGGTCTTCTAGCCGTAAACCTCGGCGTTAAGAGAACGAGTTGCATGGGAGTGTTGATGCTTTCGATAATAATCGGATAA
- a CDS encoding M20 family metallo-hydrolase: MVNIERVSREIENLRDDMVKTLVELIKIQAISPNYGYEGEYDKAQKLLEIIKDWPFDKVEVYNAPDERAKNGVRPNILAYYYGEKGEDSPRLWILTHLDVVPPGDLSKWTVTEPFKPVVKDGKVYGRGSEDNGQSLVASLYAVRAMMNLGIRPKRTIILAFVSDEETGSKYGIEWLMKEHPELFSKDDLVLVPDGGNEDGTFIEVAEKSILWFRVKVRGKQVHASMPDKGLNAHRVALDYAYHLDKLLHEKYSEKDELFDPPESTFEPTMVNGPADSPNIAPGEHEVVFDCRVLPKYSLDEILSDAEKLAEEIKAKYKKKIDGEVLPEIKIEVIQRLDAPEPTDPNSEIVKLLQTALNELRGKEATVGGIGGGTFAAYFRKLGIPAVVWATLDEMAHQPNEYAKIDNMVEDAKVMAALALL; encoded by the coding sequence ATGGTCAATATTGAAAGGGTATCGAGAGAAATCGAAAACCTACGTGATGATATGGTGAAAACCCTGGTGGAGCTCATCAAAATCCAGGCAATAAGTCCGAACTACGGCTACGAGGGTGAATACGACAAGGCCCAGAAGCTTCTCGAGATAATCAAGGACTGGCCCTTCGATAAGGTTGAGGTCTACAATGCACCCGACGAGAGGGCCAAGAACGGCGTGAGACCGAACATTCTCGCCTATTATTACGGCGAGAAAGGAGAGGACTCACCAAGGCTCTGGATACTCACCCACCTCGATGTTGTCCCGCCCGGAGACCTAAGCAAGTGGACAGTCACAGAGCCCTTCAAGCCAGTCGTTAAAGACGGCAAAGTTTACGGCAGGGGAAGCGAGGACAACGGGCAGAGCCTGGTCGCTTCACTCTATGCAGTTAGGGCCATGATGAACCTCGGAATAAGGCCGAAGAGAACGATAATCCTAGCCTTCGTCAGCGATGAAGAGACCGGAAGCAAGTACGGCATCGAGTGGCTCATGAAGGAGCACCCGGAGCTCTTCAGTAAGGATGACCTCGTTCTCGTTCCGGACGGCGGAAACGAGGATGGAACCTTCATAGAGGTCGCCGAGAAGAGCATCCTCTGGTTCAGGGTTAAGGTCAGAGGCAAGCAGGTTCACGCTAGCATGCCCGATAAGGGCCTAAACGCTCACCGCGTTGCCCTTGATTACGCCTACCACTTGGATAAGCTCCTCCACGAGAAGTATTCCGAGAAGGATGAGCTCTTCGATCCGCCAGAGAGCACTTTCGAGCCGACGATGGTTAACGGCCCCGCCGATTCACCGAACATTGCCCCCGGAGAACACGAGGTAGTCTTCGACTGCAGAGTTCTGCCGAAGTACAGCCTAGATGAGATACTGAGCGATGCAGAGAAGCTTGCCGAGGAGATTAAGGCCAAGTACAAAAAGAAAATCGATGGGGAAGTTCTCCCAGAGATAAAGATCGAGGTTATTCAGCGCCTTGATGCTCCGGAGCCAACCGATCCGAACAGCGAGATAGTGAAACTCCTCCAGACGGCCCTTAATGAGCTCCGCGGAAAGGAGGCAACGGTCGGCGGAATAGGCGGCGGAACCTTCGCAGCCTACTTCAGAAAGCTCGGCATTCCAGCAGTTGTGTGGGCAACACTTGATGAGATGGCTCACCAGCCCAACGAGTACGCAAAGATAGACAACATGGTTGAAGACGCCAAGGTTATGGCGGCCTTGGCGCTGCTCTGA